agttttttgtgtttgtgtttgaaaGGGTCTTTTGTAACTTTTATCTTCCTCTATTAATGTACTTTTTTCTATTAACTGTAAATTATTGTGATTAGGGATAAGGTTAACTGTGTATTATTATGTGTCAAAGTGTACATAATGATGTATTGTTTTGGTTTGTTCATCGACAGGGTTGAAAAGAAATGGGAAGAGCTGCAGATTGAGGTGGGTGAATTATCTGAGGCCTGATCTCAAGAGGGGACAGATAACACCACAAGAAGAGAGTATAATTCTGGAGTTGCATGCAAGGTGGGGAAACAggtaaaatttatatgtatgttCATTCTCTTGCCCTTTTACAGCATTTTTTTCCAAGTTCTTGATTGCtaacaacaaaaccaaaaactTCAGGTGGTCAACAATTGCAAGGAGTTTACCAGGGAGAACTGACAATGAGATAAAGAACTATTGGAGGACTCATTTCAAGAAAAAGGCTAAAAGTCCCTCTGATGCAGCTGAGAAGGCAAGAAATAGAGTCCTGAGGAAGCAGCAATTTCAGCAGCAGCAACAGTTgcagcagcagcaacaacagTATCAGGCACAACAACAGCTACAGTTCAACTTTGACATGAAAGGCATCATGGCCTTGCTTGAGGATAACAACACATGTAGAGCACCTTATGCAGCATCTCAATCTAGACAGGAAATGATCAACATGCAGCAAAACACCACAGAAGAGCAAGGATTCTTGTACTCCATGCTCAATGGCAACTTTTCTGCAGCAGAAACCTCACCTGAAGAAACTTTTTTGGATGGTCTGTGGAACTTGGATCATGGGAATTTCACTGTAGCTAGTGCAGCAAGCAAAGTCGGTCTATACAATTTAGTTGCTCCCTTCTGTTAATGGTTTAGAAAACTACTCCTTGGTTAATCTAATCTAAGTCATAGTTTCATATGCTCCAAGAAAAAATCTACAACTTTTGGAGTTTCCATGAGTAATTGTTGTTGCAGAAGCTGTTTGATGGAAATAGTAAATTATATACTTACTTTGTAATCTGTCAATAAAGtgtctcatttttttcttataaaaactgAAATGAACTTTGCTTTTGGATAACAACCACACTAATGACAACTTTACAGCTTCTAGGAAAATAAGGAAGAGCCAAAATGCAATAAGAAACTCATAAAGGGAACTTTCCCTTTGCATTTATCCCAAAagcttattaaaataaacacatgagttattttaataaagaaaaactttctttaataattttttttaacaacttttttataacgcataagtgataatttatgattgattcgttttaaatattattttaaaataaattcaaacaaacaaatattaaaaaatattgttaaaatatcattatcctttaataAATCTTCTCACATACTTGGAATCATTTAGTTTGAACTATGCAGGGGTATACTATGGCAGTGGATTCAGAATCTTTTTAATGGGGAAAatagattataatatttttacaagaTAAACGACCTTTAAtcaataatttagtttattccatcttttttctcttatgtttttaatatgatttaaaaagtTATCTTTGAAGATATTGTAgattaaaaatacttgtgtAGATTACAAGTAACCTACATCAGCAATTGTCTATGCATGTGTTGAAATTCCATTTTgtaagacaaataaaaattagactTGAGTGCATTGTTGTTTAGTATGGGAACAATTTCGGTTCATTTTggtctataattatttttacacaattttggttcatatatttaaaaatgctAAATTTTTATCTTCGTAATTTAATTGCTCAAGtttggtttatatatttaaaaaatgcataattttacttttactctTAACTTATCATTAGGTTTTAACCATTTTAATGAAGCAGCAATCTACTTATCTAATTTGTTTTAGGTGTATGGTGTGagttttaaagattttttactattttttatattttatattttatataaacagTAGATATTaacttgtaaaaaataaataatcaatgtGGCATATATGTTTCTTAGATTTATCTCGccacatatattaaaaaattcaataatggGTCAAACATAATAggactaaaataataaaattttcaaatttgtagataaaaatcgaataataaaactattaaatcaaattgtccatttttttaaatggctaagtttattcaattaaaacaatGAGATAAAAATCGTCCaacaatagaataaaaaaaaagaaattaaacctaaagattatatatatttttactaaaagaatATGTCAAGTGACAAATTAAGATAACATTCTAAATTATTCTCATCCGTTCATTTTGTGGACAAATTTGACAATTAATAAATCTTTCCACTATTAAATAAACATGTGGTctcaaataattatatgatgATGAACCATTGATCCCAAAAACTTGTCTTATTGAAACAAAGACACGCATACGAGATTAACTTTATATTACATCTCTAACAATGATTCTCAAGATTTTTGCTTTTCTTATGCATTTGTCTGAAATTAAAGAAAGTGCAGCCAAATCATAGAAAAATGCACTAAAATTCTGCAAATATTGTTTGATTTGGATaggaaatatttaaatgaaagcATGGATTTGCATAAACAAAAGCCTTTAAGCATAGATTATGTGAAACTTTTTGGTGAATTACCCAATACATAGTCCACATATTtgaattctttctctttctttaatccacatatacatacaaatgctttctatttctttttgctttctttccaATTAATCAATTGGGGTTTGAGCTTAGTCTAAGACAGAACTAGATTCTTGAATACGTCACATATCTCACAcgatatcttttttaatttcgCAAATAATTTATACgtctatctatatataaaaggatTGTCCTCTGAACTTATCATCTTAGAGTCCGATATTCTgtgaaaacattatttaaatgcTGGTTTTCGGAATTTGGCAAATTAAGAGAGAAAATACAAAgtatcacattttttaaaatattaatttttttcctctGTTGTCTCTTTCTCTTGTGTTGAAATGCAAAAAATTCTTTAAGCTTAATAATGCAAATGTATGCAATCATGTTAAAATCTTTCGGAAAGTTGTCGGTAATGACTATTTACCGATGACTTAATGATGGTTATGATACTGTCAGTAAATCTCTTGTCGTTAACAATTATCGACGGTCTTTGGcctttggtaattaccgaagggtaGAAGTCCTTGATAATTGCCAAAGGAAAAAAATCTTCGGTAATTATCGACGGCCattggccctcggtaattatcGAGGGCTTCTGCCCTTCGGTAAGATCTAGGCAAATCTCAAGAACAATTATATTTCTTATCCAACCAAACAAACCTGCATAAATTGTTCAGAGCACAAACATACTTGCATAACAGTTTCCAACCACATACAAACCTGCATAATGTGCATCTCAATCATCCAATCATTGATCagaaaaacaatataacatTTGAATCATCCAATCATCAATAGAACatgtattttataaatgaaacataaaacaatctAACATAATGTTCTAACATCCAAATCATCCAATTGATCTAACATCCAAATGATCTAACATTCAAATGTTCTAATATCCAAATGTTTCTATAACAACTATGttcaataacaaattaaaactaatatccTTCATAGTTATCATATAAATGATCTAAATGATGTGGGCTGCTGAGGGACGACGGGTGACGGGGAGGGTGGTGGATGGTCGGAGGGATAATGGACTGATCCTGTGAAGTTTCAGGCATCACTCTCATGACCAAGGCCTTAAAGTTTCTAAACTCTGCTCTCAAATCAGTGAGTTCCTGGTCACGTTGCTTCAGTGCTTGGTGAGGTGAACAACGACCTCGTCAAAAGTAGTGATGGAAGAAAAAGGTCGGTGCTTCAGAATACCTCCTCTCGATGTTGTATAGTTTGTAGCAAGTTGTCCTACACCATACACttgtccctttttcttcccaccaacgatGTCAACCCAACACTGTGTCCTATGGATGTCGTCTTCTGCATTACTCGCATCATCCggtgtaggagctgacccatgttCAGATCTAGCCTAtgaaagtctcgtagaaaattcttcATGTTCGAATATTAAAAGCAATGTTAGGGAATGATAgaataacaaaaatgaaaaattactaATAGTAACATTGTTATTTGCTTACATGAGTCTTCCGAGATATTTCATCAACAaattcattagtgcccttccGAAGATGAGTCTGTGCAAAGACCTCATCAACATGGAGCGCCCGTCCCAAAGCTTGtgcctgtaacataattttGAGTTAGAAGTATagatatgaaatagaaaatacataagttatatgaaagaaacagaaaagtgatgaaagtttaccatacgaatggcATGCTCATGAATCGTGATCGACCCATCAGTATGCAGGGTGTCACCCTTTTCAGAAGCTCTGTTCCTCTGGGCTTTAGCACACTTATTGCCAAACTCTACTGAATTCCAATGAGCCAGTAAAGAGTTCCAAATGTGCTAGCCCAACTAGTAAGGGCGCTCCCCTGCATTGTGGGCATCCTTAAACATCTTTGACAgccgatgagatgctttcatgtggaAATTTCTTTCTATCTGTGTTTCATGTTCAGGTTTCCACTGCACCTTCATCTAtaacaataaacaaaacaaacattgattaatgaacatactaaaataagaatgacaATTAGTTTAATGTGTTGTTCACTTGAAAACGCTGCTAGAATGACTTTCTGTTGTCTACAGGTATTGCTCCCCAAGTAGGCCGTGGACTAAAAAACTATTGCTTAATTGATTGTATGATGGCCTGGGAAGCAACCCTGGATGGAATAAACCTACATATAAGGAAATAAAAGTcatttgaaatcaaaatggttaAAAAGGGGATTAAATTCTTAGCCTTTACCATACGGCTCAATCCATGGTCGATCATGGAGAGGCGGGTCAACACCTTCACCATCACCAGCTGAATCTGGATCAACAGATGGTGTGACAGTCTCAGAAGGCGGTATACAagatgaggaaggtatagaaATAGGGTTAGGGAGAGGAGTGGGGGTAATAAGCACAAGGGGAGGAGTGAGGGTTATAATCacaggaagaggaagagggtCTGTTGTAGGGGTAGGAGGAAGGTGTACTGCAGGGGTAGGAGTAGGGTGTATTGTAGGGGTAGGAGTAGGGTGTACTACAGGGGTAGGAGTAGGGTTTACTATAGGGGTAGGAGGAGGCCCCACGAATGATGGACCGAGGGCAACAATGGTAGGTAGCGTAGCATGCACCCTAAGTACATACTTTGGTGCCTGTTGTTGCCTTTTTTTAGGCCTTGCTACCCCTTTTCCTTTATCAGGAGGTTTTGAACCTTGTCCTGTCATTACTGCAAATGGTTACAAATAAAGTGAAACATTACAAAAGAATAAGGAAGGATCAGTACAAATTAAAGtgaatgtattttataattgCATACAACTTTTAAGATGGTTTTTTACATAACTCTATTGAAATGATAGCTCAATTTGCTACAATTGATGTCCAACATTCAATCATCGTCATCatgatcttcatcttcatcttcatctccatcttcttcttcttcttcttcttcttcatcatcatcatcatcatcttcttagAAGTTTCTTAGACTAGTTTAGTGCATTTTGCAAATTTTAACCATTCTAGCGCATTTACTTTAGCtcattttgaagaagaaaaaactgtAGCGGGTGTCAATTTTCGTGCACAAGTCATTTTGTGATATTTGGCTGTTTAAACAAGTtctaaatgttgttttaaacttgttagaacATTCAAATTGAAACCAAATTCATCTATGTGCAAAATAGCATATTCAAACCTCATTTATGAGTGAAATTGGGAACTAAAAGGGTGAATATGCTATACAGTTTGGTTTTCAACCTAATTAGagttcaaacaagtttaaattgatgaattaaagTTGTTGAATGTATTACCACAATGTTAGAATCGCTTGTGGATGAATTAAAGTGTTGAAAATTCCATTTTGCCTGATGTGAGTGCATTAAACAACATATAGAACACTCATTTTTGTGAGCTTTGTGTGCCTAACTTGGCCTTATATCTTTGGCAGTAAGAGATATTGTTATGTGGACAGTttttaaacacataacaatCATTTCTGATTTGAAAAGCCAAAACTGTTTACACTCATTTTGAGTGTTGAATTAACTTTGATATGGTGGTCCAAAATTGTTTACACTCATTATGACCAGTTTCAAGAAGTGTTGTTCTGGCTGTTTCAgatcaaacccaataattgtTTCCATGTGGTAGTAACTCGGTGGAGCATTCAAGATCAAAGGAAAGTGTTGGTGAGTAGTGCACATATGTTGTTGACTGATTCATTTTGGTAGAAGAGGATACGTTAAACTTGGATTGGATTTAAATGAGGTTTAAAGTTGATTGTTGGAAGTAACTTAAGAGGGAAAAGTAAAATGTAGAGTGGGATACCAATAAAGAGAATTATGGAGGAGTTGCTTCAGGGTTGCCGCAAATGAGAGTAGAATGTTTGGTGTGATATGGGTTGTGTTTGTAAGTAAAGAAAGAGAAGTTTTCATCAAACATATTTGTATGTGCAGACCAGAAACGCAAAGTTGTTGCACCAGAAATCAACTCCAAAGTTGATCTTTCCTTACTCCAAACCATTCCCTAAGATGCTACCAGTATTGTAGAACCTTATGAGATAGTTCTGTACCCAACATAGAGCTCATACAAACAACTATTAATCAATTAAGAAGCTAGAAAATCAATCCTGCTACTGCCAAAAAGTGTGGAATCAGAATGCATAGTTGTAGTTTTATCAAACAGCTTATGTGCAGGAtttcaaacaattaaatcaAGCAATTAAGTGTCTTGCAACGAAGGGTGGcactcaaaataaatttaagagagGCTCTATAAtggatttaaaaagaaagaaacaagtaTAAGTTGTGGATATGGCCAATttcaaaccaaatttaaaaataggcaaaagtgtttgatgaaatgcctaAGAGAGTTGTTAATGTGCATCAAATTTTTTGGAAAATGTAGTTTGGCACTAGTTCACACAGCTTTTTGCAATGTAAGATTTTGTTAAGTTTGAATTGTGCACTTCTTTTTAATCACTtgaaccaagcttttgctaccaAATTGAGATTAAATTTGATGCAATAATCATAACAAGCATTCAATACTAAAATTCTGCAGCTATACcagaaaaaaatgttgaaaaattgGTGGTTGGAATGGCAATTTTGCACAAACACGTTTGGAcacttaattttatgatttgacCAACTTTGTTTTACCAATTGTGACTTGTGAAAGCTGCCAGCAGAGACTAAATACATACAAATCAAAATTCACTGGTTGAGTTGCTCTTAACTCCAAAATGAAGCCAATTCACCAACCAAAATTCAACATATGAATGAAACTGAACTAGAAACAAATTTTATGACtctaagaaagaaaatcaaacttgAACAAGAGTTTAGGAATGAATTAAAAGATGTCCATAAGTGAGTTCTAAGCTGGAcagatttaaacaaaaaaaaattagaaaactcaGCAATCACTGGTGCAAATCGGTCCAAACTGCTGGAATATGTTTTTCCGGAAATTGGAAGTCACATCTTCAAGTCTCCAAATGAATTAGTTTCTGAGGATGGGTGGTTTGGACAAGTCTTCTAGGTCCTCTTGAAGTCTTTTAAGCATGCCTCTAGTCAAAGGTCCTTGGTTGTAAGGCTTCATAGATGATAACTCTTCTTGATTGTGGATGACTTTATTAGTGATGGACTCATGGCTATCTATTGGACTTGAGCCCaagtcataaaaaattaagagtaGAGAGTTTGTGAGGTTGAAGGGTTGGGGTTATCGAAGAAGACACATAGCCATGAATCTAGGATATATGTTGTGACTGCTGCACTGGGTCTCTTGacaaaatttgaagatatttaCAGACTATGGACTTTTCTTTCATGGTTCCTGGATGCAGACTTTGTGGAGAAAGAGAAATGGAGATACATAACTCTAAATGAAAAGACTGTTCAAGTATGAATTTCATGCTTCCTATTGTTtcatttccttatttctctcatTGCTTACCATTcttatcattatattattttagactAATGTTTTGTACTAAAGTTTTGTACAATAAATGTATCTCTATAGAACTTTTGAAATCCTATAAAGTTCGGAGCATTGTGATTGGGCTAACACACACTctgttttttaaagtttattaaggAGGGTTATTACATACAATCCCTGCTCAACAAAGGGATTGGAACCAACCAATAGAAGAGAGCACCACACTATGTCAAATTATATGCACAACCTATTCTGATACTTTGATAACCCTTTCAACAGTTTTAATTATCAAAGTAGAATTGTTTTAACtctaattaggcacaaaacagaCTTGTAATTCAGATTCACCTTGCAACTTCCATAATTGACTCAAAATGGATGGTTTGACATACTAATTTGCATATATGTCATTCTAacttcaaattaatttctctaaCAACTTCAatacattaataaaaagttattccTCATGTAGGTCACAACCATGCAGTAACATGAAGAAAGAGACAAAGAGAGATTAATCAAATGCATCAAGCATGAGCACTCTACATTGCATACCAATATTTGTACCAACTAATAGTCTTAAGGTAGGAAAAGAAATATCTaaccttataaatatataagacaAAGAAGCATAACCTGCTACCCTCACTAGATGTGAATCTGCTGGTGACTGTTTCAAACAAGGATCAAGGAGCTCGTCACAATTGACcatacaaaaatacaaaattcattTAAGAGATTTGTACAAAGAGGAATGCAAACAAGGACATCTTGTTTGAGTGTGCTCGTACTTTAAAAGATTCAAAAGAAAGTCAAAGGAAAAAGATAGTATCACATAACAGctcatttatttctctttatttctctataataaatcatttatcaCAAGGCAAATTCCAATTCACTGTAATAGctcatttatttctctttaaatATGCActtatccaattaaaaaaaaaaacacaatttgtGAATGAACTAGAACAATAAAGTGAACAaaggaaaggaaaggaaatgGTGACAGTGACATTCATTTGTATTAGAGAGAAAATATGGATCGAACTTAATATTAAAAGAGCTATCCCCATTGAAACTCCTAGAAATAGTTAAATGAACAAATCATCATATGTGCTAGACAAAGTTTGTAATTACAAATCATCAtattgaaatgaaaagaaacatgCCCAAATTCATTCATTCTCTTTATCCAACAAAATACATGTAACATTTGATGGGATACATGTGTGctagacaaaaattaaaacatctaAGCAGAATACAAAGAAATGAATTCATAGCATTTGATGGAATGAATCAATTAGAATAAAAGTCCATTACTACACACAGAAAACCGGCTAAAGAGAAATGTGGTAAGGAGGCTAACAtgaacaatttaataaaataactcatTCACAAATAGAATCcttaaatttgtttctgttcACTATGGAGAAAAGACTTTTCATAGTATTCTGCAATAGAATATAGTTGAGGCCTTAGGTTCTTAAGTTCCTAAAATGATCACATATGAAGATTATATTAGTATTTATgcatgttaaaataataaccaCAACAACTGAAGAGAAACTAATCAAGCATTCCACTAGAAGATCCTCGACTATGTTaatctaaaaagagaaaagtattCGCTAGACCTTAACTTAATTAACCACATAAAGTGGTAACATTCAGATCTACTACTAACCACCTTTAGTTCAAGCCATTGACTAGACTTAATATTGTGTTCACCAATTCATTAATTCCCCACCTTAGTAGAGTACACATGTCGCGTCCCTCTAGTTTCCCATGTAAGTGGGAGACAAACTTTGCAGTTCATTTAATTCCCCCATCGAGAATCGTGTGGCAGCAGGGAAGGTGGGAATGTGCAGCTAGTGGAATCCACGTGGTAGTTTATGGAGAGCAGGACTTAGAAAGTGGAAGACAGGTGGCAAGTAGGGAGTGGACTGTTCGAGTTTTGAGAAGCCATATTTAAGATGGGATTTTAAAGGTTGACGCCACTTCTGCATGcaacccttcttcttcctcaactcAGTTTCCAGAAATCctccattttctcctccttctctctaaaaaacCTCAATCTTCTCTCTAAGATTCTAACCACCTCCTCTCCTCTGATCATCAACTCCCTTTTAGATTAAATACTCCCGGTGTCAAGCTCTTCCAATTGCACCGATCATAATTCTATTTGGAGCACTTTGGAATTTTTGAAGCCATAGAAGTAGTACTTAGAAGCTAGCGggatttagaggtaagggaagcttataaaaatttaattatgattatgttttatGAATTAATACATGAAGGTTTGAGTATATGATTGATGTTGtatgatttgaattaaatatgaaagtatGGTAGGTTGTTTGATGTACTGCATGTCTGATGTTGGTATGAAATTATCAatgtgtatatttaatttagcGAAATTTTGATGCTGTAATCgagggtcattaggaccgttcgatTTTCCCTAAAACGACCGATCTTGGCTGAATCTCCTCTATAGGAAATCAGTTGACGACCGATCGGTCTTATAAAGAACTTATGGGTAGTCAGATTCCCTTACTAAATTGTGTAGTCTAACCATTccaaataaattgtaaaagttTGACTCTTAATTGTTAGACCGGTATTAACGGTTTAGAACGTTCGGTCATACACTGAACGTTCGGTTTTATATTGATCATGTTTATTGAAAGTACTCGGTCATAGATCGAGTGCTCGACCTGAGAAGGtactcggtcatagactagGTACTCGGTCATGTGTTAATTCTTTTCCTTTGAATAACGTTCGGTCTTACACATATCATATTCATTTTTGAGTGCTCAGTCTTaagagtgctcggtcttgaAGAGTGCTCGATCTTGTTAGTGCTTGGTCATAGACTAGCACTCTGCTTTCTGAAGTTGTCGATCTTATATTAACATTATCTCCTTGGAAGAGCgttcggtcttatactgacATTTGATTCcccaaagagtgttcggtcttgtactggcactcactttattgaagagaactctGATTTCTATATGTTAAGGAATTCGGCCAAATTGTTAAGTGTTCGGTTTATTAAAGATAAGCTGTTATTGAACGTTCGACCATTTTCACACATGATCTATTTTAAGATTTTGCTCAGTCTTAAATGATGTTCGAGTTACCCAGTTTTAGACCGTTCGTTCTCTGCCTACAACACCTTCtataataaatttcttctttgCTTGACCGTTCGACCACCTGCTAGAGCTTCTTTTATATTCAGTCTTCTACTAGTATCTGACCGTTCGGTCAATTCATTTCATTACAGTattgttgatatatatatatatatatatatatatatatatatatatatatatatatatatatatacgaagTATTTTCTGAATAAGATTATTGGAATTGGATGATATGAAACAAGAATGAATGAGgtgattatgattatttaagagtattccaaggaggaataaCTCATGATTGGAATTGTTGGTAAAGTATGACCGTGGCTAGACTCAGGTTCCGttctatcctgatattccgtgattacgccttctcatgtagagaagggtaactcatgcgtgggaatggcaggaggtcctttagcctcatggtatttctataccgaggtggttccactggactaacctcgggtggcggtctgttgagtgtatcccagccaGGTCCACCCGGGTGCAGAGAGCGGcgagctacatggttcatatAGTCCGGACAGAGTCGAAAGTGGTCGGTTATGTTGATGTTACTGTTCGGTTTTCAAATGGATATACTTGACTTATGATTTATGATTGAGATATTGATGTATGTGATTCATGTGTatgtttttaaaagtatattgaaaatgattaattaaatttacataagcttacccttatttcctGTCTTGTCCATGTGTCGTTCAGTCTTAACCGTtcggttgttctcttcactacaatgatcatccaatggatgtgagcagagggtgaCCGCGAAGAATCTTTGGAGGAAGCCTTACAAGCCGTTCAGTCTGAAGACAGTCCAGGACCATCCGGTCATTAACTTTTAGATAGTTTTACTTGAttgtagaaccgttcggtttAGTTAGTCTTTTTTACAACCGTTCGGTCTTAGATGTACTTTTGTTGTACCGTTCGGTCTTGAACTATGaccatgaccgttcggtcttaacCTGTAATTGTAATCAGACTCCTAtcttttgtacagttttaattctatatgacattttcatattcCTCATCCATTTCGTGCTTATCTCCTactgttctttattattattcatgttaactccttaaataaattatagcttttattatagatttattgggatgttacaatgaAAGCCTTAAAACTGAActtaaaactattttacaatCTTCTAAAACTGCTAAAATTGAGGTTAAAATAGTGGTTCAAGATTGTACTAATTGTCATGCACACCtagagaaaatatattacttgatGAAAACTCTATCTAAATTTACTCTAGGAAGATCCAATCTTGAGGTTATGTTAAGATCACAAAGGAGAGTGATAAATAAGCAAGGAATAAGTTACACTACTAAAAGCAATAAGATTAATCTTAATAAGTTTCCTAATCTAAGTAAACCTTCTTCCACATCTTTCTTTTACTGTAATACAATTGGTCATCTATCCAAATCTTGCTACTATAGAAAAGTTGGTGTTTCAAAAGGAGAATTCAAGTGGATACCTAAGGAACTAACTCATGCCACTAACAATAAAGGCCCCAAATTTATTTGGGTACCTGCAACAAAACCCTTTGACTATTTTGTAGGGAATTGAGATGAACTGGAGGCATAATGGCTCAAGGAAGCTCAAATGTGAATCATCTACTCCTTGAGTTCTACAAGTGTGGTAACAAGATTTATTTATGGAAAAACATGCATCACTTATTTACTGTACATTCATTTTGATGTGTGTGATGAACCTTGCTTGTTTGGTATGAAAACATTGTGTGAAAAACATTGTTTGCAAATTTTAACagattatatacataatataatcGATTAGACTTTTCTCAGTGCCTTTGTTGTTTTCATGAtctgagtttttcttgattttaattagttattaaactaatataaccGATTAGATTTTTTCCATTGTTTGCTATGTTTGTTGAATCTGTGAACTACAATGAGTTAATCTATTAAGATAAgataattaatcgattaaaactgggTAAGTTTTGGGTTATTCATTTTTTCAAATGGGATTCCCTCTAGACTTAATATATTAAGGTGGAACCCTAATCTGTTAATGTGTTCATCACTCTCTTCTAAAATCACTCTAcaatcttcatcttcctcaaaGTTCCCTATCAAACCCTCTCACATGGCTTTATCTTCTCAACATAAACGAGTAATAAGAATGGTAAGAAGATCACGGGCTCCTAACTTAGAGGGATGGATAAGAAAGAATGAGGCTCAAACCAACTTCATTAATCACTAGAGACTAAGGAAAATAATTTGTCATAAGTTTGTCAATTTGGGGTCTTTAGAAGAGAAGGTTTCACCTCTCAAGATTGGCCGAATTGTCaaggattaaaaacatttatggAAATGGTT
This genomic interval from Vigna radiata var. radiata cultivar VC1973A chromosome 8, Vradiata_ver6, whole genome shotgun sequence contains the following:
- the LOC106771656 gene encoding myb-related protein 305 isoform X2; protein product: MHQTLDLIECHRKCKKPFFSKNNPYCMYWGKVLGGQIGGGGVMEEEVWRKGPWTAEEDRLLVEYVRLHGEGRWNSVSRLAGLKRNGKSCRLRWVNYLRPDLKRGQITPQEESIILELHARWSTIARSLPGRTDNEIKNYWRTHFKKKAKSPSDAAEKARNRVLRKQQFQQQQQLQQQQQQYQAQQQLQFNFDMKGIMALLEDNNTCRAPYAASQSRQEMINMQQNTTEEQGFLYSMLNGNFSAAETSPEETFLDGLWNLDHGNFTVASAASKVGLYNLVAPFC
- the LOC106771656 gene encoding myb-related protein 305 isoform X1, which codes for MHQTLDLIECHRKCKKPFFSKNNPYCMYWGKVLGGQIGGGGVMEEEVWRKGPWTAEEDRLLVEYVRLHGEGRWNSVSRLAGLKRNGKSCRLRWVNYLRPDLKRGQITPQEESIILELHARWGNRWSTIARSLPGRTDNEIKNYWRTHFKKKAKSPSDAAEKARNRVLRKQQFQQQQQLQQQQQQYQAQQQLQFNFDMKGIMALLEDNNTCRAPYAASQSRQEMINMQQNTTEEQGFLYSMLNGNFSAAETSPEETFLDGLWNLDHGNFTVASAASKVGLYNLVAPFC